Part of the Vicingaceae bacterium genome, ATATCTTTCTTTTTTTCTGGTAGTTCCCTCATTTGCGGGATATTAATCCATGTATTTTGCTTCAATATTCTTACAAGATTCAATTAAAAATTCTTTATGATGAACAAACGTTTTTCGAATGCAGCTTTCATAGTGTTGTTTGCATTGGTTTTACAAAATTGCGGGCATAAAAAACATCATCACGCCGATAGGCCGGAATTGCCTGTTACATTGCCTCTTGTGAAAGATACTTTTACTTATAAAAAGTATGTAGCCATTATTCAAGCCATAAGACATATCGAGCTGAGGGCGTTAGAAAAAGGGTATATAGAATCTATCGCTGTAGACGAGGGTCAATGGGTCAATCAAGGTCAATTACTCTTTAAAATTATACCGTGGATTTATCAGGCGGAATATTTCAAAGCGAAAGCGGAGATGCAATTTGCTGAGATAGAATATCAAAATACCAAAGCTTTAGCTGATAGTCAGGTAGTTTCCAAAAACGAATTAGCACTTGCACGTGCAAAATATGAAAAAGCAAAGGCAGAAATGGAATTGGCTGCCGCACATTTGAAGTTTACCGAAATCAGAGCGCCTTTTAGTGGTATGATTGGGCGTTTTCATGAAACCCGTATCGGGGCTTTGGTAGACGAGGGAGAGTTATTGACGACTCTCACAGACAACAGCAAAATGTGGGTTTATTTTAATGTGCCTGAATATGAATATTTGAATTACATGAAAAATGGTGGCATTCCTACAACAGTGGAGCTTGAAATGGCAAATTTTGAAACTTTCCCTTTCAAAGGAAAGGTCGAAACCATTGAAGCCGATTTTAACCAGGAAACAGGAAACATAGCATTCAGGGCAACATTTGATAACCCCGATAAAATTTTAAGACACGGAGAAACCGGAAATATTTTGGTCAGGAAGGATTTTAAAGATGCCCTGATCATTCCACAGA contains:
- a CDS encoding hemolysin D → MMNKRFSNAAFIVLFALVLQNCGHKKHHHADRPELPVTLPLVKDTFTYKKYVAIIQAIRHIELRALEKGYIESIAVDEGQWVNQGQLLFKIIPWIYQAEYFKAKAEMQFAEIEYQNTKALADSQVVSKNELALARAKYEKAKAEMELAAAHLKFTEIRAPFSGMIGRFHETRIGALVDEGELLTTLTDNSKMWVYFNVPEYEYLNYMKNGGIPTTVELEMANFETFPFKGKVETIEADFNQETGNIAFRATFDNPDKILRHGETGNILVRKDFKDALIIPQISTFEVLEKRFVYKVENGVLKAVPVKIKAELPHIFIVESGLTAKDTILLEGLNRVHNEETIIPVFKKPQSVYNHLDLYAE